In Trichoderma asperellum chromosome 1, complete sequence, a single window of DNA contains:
- the CTF1ALPHA gene encoding Cutinase transcription factor 1 alpha (EggNog:ENOG41~TransMembrane:2 (o555-571i578-596o)): protein MDVEISASDEATPASPQQSQPQPPSKSSPMSGGAMNAAAAGAAAAAAGQMSFRRQRASRACETCHARKVRCDAASLGVPCTNCVAFQIECRIPTPKRKKTQTAGGQASKDSDSDRGENTDEQARQTPLSSTATSYSPRPSAPTVSHTADGTPPTSLTEAQARKEEVDNGTYLNIVMKPKFTRAPITEAGRVAYLGESSNLTLLVHDRQGSADVVHYPLPENVRGSRARLTELDNVEIDILHQRGAFLLPPRSLCDELIDAYFQWVHPIVPVINRTRFMRQYRDPKNPPSLLLLQAVLLAGSRVCQNAQLMDANGSTTPAALTFYKRAKALYDANYEDDRVTIVQSLLLMGWYWEGPEDVTKNVFYWSRVATIVAQGSGMHRSVERSQLSKSDKRLWKRIWWTLFTRDRSVAVALGRPVHINLDDSDVEMLTEDDFIEDESDRSSEFPPDPIHVQFFLQYVKLCEIMGLVLSQQYSVASKGRQRNAIDLTHSDMALADWLQNCPKIVYWEMPRHHFWSALLHSNYYTTLCLLHRAHMPPSGSPRFPNDSPYPSRNIAFQAAAMITSIVDNLAAHNQLRYCPAFIVYSLFSALIMHVYQMRSPVPSIQQVTQDRVRSCMQAMKEVSRVWLVGKMVYTLFESIIGNKNLEERLQKAGGKRHRKIQQSMAQLEQMNRQDASKRKYDDMAIDFMSNTPTPQESYERSRPQTPSAVKVENAGNANQRSSATSPNVRQTGADTFMGGTNSRPQTRPATPFNPSFSVPATPPDLYLVTRNSPNISQSLWENFQPDQLFPESSSMPAFPNLSPPQTHQGLDQSAMNQMPGGGIGVGMQANQYRGSAQAGGIMQMSGFQGQSNMWQAGFDGGLQDGQSPDSWGTSSAQGQPAPATLNVEDWFQFFGINGDMSNVNLDMPLG, encoded by the exons ATGGACGTCGAAATATCTGCTAGCGACGAGGCGACGCCAGCGAGCCCGCAGCAATCGCAGCCGCAACCGCCATCCAAGTCATCTCCAATGTCTGGTGGTGCCATGaacgccgcagcagccggagcagcagcagcagcagccggccAGATGAGCTTCAGGAG GCAACGAGCGTCACGAGCATGCGAG ACATGTCACGCCCGAAAG GTTCGATGCGACGCAGCCAGCCTTGGGGTGCCTTGCACCAACTGCGTTGCCTTTCAGATCGAATGCCGCATTCCCACACCGAAACGCAAGAAGACCCAGACCGCTGGGggtcaagcaagcaaagatTCCGACAG TGACCGTGGCGAGAATACCGATGAGCAAGCACGACAGACGCCTCTCAGTAGTACTGCCACCTCTTATTCCCCACGGCCTTCAGCTCCTACCGTATCGCATACCGCAGATGGAACGCCGCCCACGTCTCTCACAGAAGCCCAAGCCAGGAAAGAAGAGGTCGATAACGGCACTTATCTAAATATAGTTATGAAGCCCAAGTTCACACGAGCTCCCATCACCGAAGCAGGCCGTGTTGCATACCTCGGCGAATCATCAAATCTCACGCTTCTCGTGCACGACCGTCAGGGTTCTGCGGACGTGGTTCACTATCCGCTGCCTGAGAATGTCAGAGGCTCGCGAGCTAGGCTGACCGAACTCGATAATGTCGAAATTGACATTCTTCACCAGCGCGGCGCCTTTCTACTACCCCCGCGGTCATTGTGTGACGAGCTGATTGACGCTTATTTCCAATGGGTTCACCCTATTGTCCCCGTCATCAATCGTACTCGCTTTATGAGGCAATATCGGGACCCTAAAAACCCGCCttcgcttctccttctgcagGCCGTTCTTCTGGCTGGTTCTAGAGTCTGCCAAAACGCACAGCTCATGGATGCAAATGGCTCGACAACCCCGGCTGCCCTGACTTTCTATAAACGGGCCAAGGCCCTTTATGACGCTAATTATGAAGATGATCGCGTCACCATCGTCCAGTCCCTCCTTCTCATGGGATGGTACTGGGAGGGACCCGAGGATGTCACTAAAAACGTCTTTTACTGGAGCCGCGTTGCCACCATCGTTGCTCAAGGGTCAGGCATGCATCGTTCCGTTGAGCGGTCGCAGCTGAGCAAGTCTGACAAGCGGCTCTGGAAGCGCATTTGGTGGACTCTCTTTACTCGCGATCGATCAGTCGCTGTTGCTCTTGGCCGCCCTGTTCACATCAATCTTGACGATTCCGATGTTGAGATGTTGACTGAAGATGACTTCATTGAGGACGAGTCCGACCGGAGCAGCGAGTTCCCACCAGATCCGATCCATGTACAGTTCTTCCTGCAATACGTCAAACTCTGTGAGATTATGGGGCTTGTCTTGTCACAGCAGTACTCGGTGGCCTCCAAAGGAAGGCAGCGAAATGCTATCGACCTGACTCACAGCGATATGGCCTTGGCGGATTGGCTTCAGAATTGCCCCAAGATTGTCTACTGGGAAATGCCTCGCCATCATTTCTGGTCTGCCCTTCTTCACTCCAACTACTATACAACTTTGTGTCTCTTGCACCGAGCACATATGCCCCCAAGCGGCTCACCTCGCTTTCCTAATGATTCCCCATATCCATCAAGAAATATTGCTTTCcaggcagcagccatgatTACTTCGATAGTTGATAACTTGGCGGCACATAACCAGCTCCGCTACTGTCCTGCCTTCATCGTGTATAGCTTATTCTCCGCATTAATCATGCACGTTTATCAAATGCGCTCTCCCGTACCATCTATACAACAGGTAACGCAGGATAGGGTACGCAGCTGCATGCAGGCCATGAAGGAAGTTTCGCGTGTCTGGCTTGTGGGCAAGATGGTATATACTCTTTTTGAATCCATTATTGGCAACAAGAACCTGGAAGAGCGACTACAAAAAGCAGGGGGCAAAAGACATCGGAAGATACAGCAAAGCATGGCCCAGCTTGAGCAGATGAACAGGCAAGACGCATCTAAGCGAAAATACGACGATATGGCCATCGACTTTATGAGCAATACGCCAACGCCACAAGAGTCGTACGAAAGATCTAGGCCGCAAACCCCTAGCGCGGTCAAAGTTGAGAACGCCGGCAATGCCAACCAACGATCGTCCGCAACGTCTCCAAATGTTCGTCAGACTGGGGCAGACACTTTTATGGGCGGTACAAACTCGCGACCCCAGACAAGGCCCGCAACACCATTCAACCCTTCATTTTCCGTCCCTGCAACCCCCCCAGACTTGTATTTGGTCACCCGCAACTCGCCAAACATATCACAATCTCTTTGGGAGAACTTCCAGCCTGACCAACTATTCCCCGAGAGTTCAAGCATGCCAGCATTTCCCAACCTCTCACCTCCTCAAACACACCAAGGTCTAGATCAGAGTGCGATGAATCAAATGCCGGGAGGCGGCATAGGGGTGGGCATGCAGGCCAATCAGTATAGAGGTTCCGCCCAAGCGGGTGGTATCATGCAGATGTCTGGATTCCAGGGACAGTCCAACATGTGGCAAGCTGGTTTCGACGGCGGACTACAAGATGGCCAGAGTCCCGACAGCTGGGGCACAAGCTCTGCGCAAGGGCAGCCCGCGCCAGCGACTCTAAACGTTGAAGATTG GTTCCAATTCTTTGGTATTAACGGAGATATGAGCAATGTAAATTTAGACATGCCCTTGGGCTAA